One genomic window of Punica granatum isolate Tunisia-2019 chromosome 1, ASM765513v2, whole genome shotgun sequence includes the following:
- the LOC116189239 gene encoding dolichyl-diphosphooligosaccharide--protein glycosyltransferase subunit DAD1 — MARSTGEDAQALFHSLRSAYAATPKNLKIIDLYVAFAVFTALIQVAYMAMVGSFPFNSFLSGILSCTGTAVLAVCLRIQVNKENKEFKDLPPERAYADFVLCNLVLHLVIMNFLG; from the exons ATGGCGAGATCTACCGGCGAGGATGCTCAAGCTCTGTTCCATTCTCTCCGGTCTGCTTATGCAGCAACGCCGAAGAACCTCAAG ATCATCGATCTGTACGTGGCCTTTGCCGTGTTCACTGCTCTGATCCAG GTAGCTTACATGGCTATGGTGGGATCGTTCCCCTTCAATTCCTTCTTGTCCGGAATACTTTCTTGCACTGGGACAGCTGTCCTTGCAG TTTGTCTTCGTATTCAAGTGAACAAAGAGAACAAGGAATTCAAG GATTTACCACCGGAGCGTGCTTATGCAGATTTCGTTCTCTGCAACTTGGTGCTGCACTTGGTGATTATGAACTTCCTAGGATAA
- the LOC116189222 gene encoding uncharacterized protein At1g32220, chloroplastic isoform X1 produces MASFSSLAAIARPPSSIGRASFPARLNSLPCNRFCRLRVKCSYADAGVKDDSNSATIDVVADVKTERVVVLGGSGFVGSAICKAAVSKGIEVISLSRSGRPTSPGSWADQVTWMPGDVFYANWDEVLVGATAVVSTLGGFGNEEQMKRINGEANVVAVNAAKDYGVPKFILISVHDYNLPSFLLDSGYFTGKRKAESEVLSKYPNSGVVLRPGFIYGKRRVDGLEIPLDLIGKPIERILSATENFTKPLSSLPGSDLFLAPPVSVDDVALAVINAVTDDDFFGIFTIEQIKEAAAKVRV; encoded by the exons ATGGCGTCGTTTTCGTCTCTTGCCGCCATTGCTAGACCTCCGTCTTCTATCGGCAGAGCTTCGTTTCCTGCTCGTCTCAACTCTCTTCCTTGCAACCG CTTCTGCAGGTTGAGGGTAAAATGCAGCTATGCTGATGCTGGTGTGAAGGATGATTCCAATTCTGCAACAATAGATGTTGTAGCGGATGTCAAGACCGAGAGG GTTGTTGTCTTGGGAGGCAGTGGTTTTGTTGGTTCTGCAATTTGCAAGGCTGCAGTGTCCAAAGGCATTGAGGTTATAAGCCTAAGCAG GTCTGGGCGCCCTACTTCTCCAGGCTCTTGGGCAGACCAAGTTACATGGATGCCAG GAGACGTTTTCTATGCAAACTGGGATGAAGTCCTGGTGGGGGCAACTGCTGTTGTTTCCACTCTTGGAGGATTTGGTAACGAGGAACAGATGAAAAGAATCAATGGAGAGGCTAATGTTGTAGCGGTAAATGCTGCCAAAGATTATG GTGTTCCCAAGTTCATTCTAATTTCGGTTCATGATTACAATCTACCATCATTTCTCCTCGACTCAGGATACTTCACAGGAAAGAGGAAAGCTGAATCAGAGGTTCTCTCAAAGTACCCAAATTCTG GTGTCGTTTTGAGACCTGGCTTCATCTACGGGAAGAGGAGGGTAGATGGTCTTGAGATTCCTCTTGATCTCATCGGGAAACCAATCGAGAGAATACTCAGTGCTACAGAGAACTTCACCAAGCCTTTGAGTTCCCTTCCAGGATCAGATCTATTCTTGGCCCCACCGGTCAGCGTCGATGATGTTGCACTTGCAGTGATAAATGCAGTAACTGACGATGACTTCTTTGGAATTTTCACGATAGAACAAATCAAGGAAGCTGCAGCGAAAGTAAGAGTATGA
- the LOC116189209 gene encoding inactive poly [ADP-ribose] polymerase RCD1-like isoform X2, giving the protein MEFRIAKALDSASNQGILLKAKKKRAAHAAFTGNAARAALGMCNLPAKKVGKRRKLNGFNGESARCGCIFQKSIARYYSNFIRTGIPQRLMFYQNGEWTDFPQSLVGMIKKDFQMKKAAIEVELNGYSILLDFLHMFRVDLKTGSQQPIAWIDEAGSCFFPEIFADDSCHHQFGRHEDHLYRDSSGPRELKLQLEIDINGVDLRECSGESNTLEENIQNDLKPAGNQMTVAVEDACYRVPDQKRADTVGVNEQMEANLVPVVNPVEEELDPDFVQKMFLVNITSFGSVDIVDSQSCSSALGQARFELFHKQAEITKKHRGDANIQYAWLAITSEALSSVMTYGIGSCGALTNKSIYGTGVHLTSANYPNISAKYCDVDEKGIRHMVYCRVIMGNMEHVHRGSKQFHPSSEEFDSGVDDLQNPTHYVVWTMNVNTHIYPEFVISFKLQLDVKECATYVMGHPSDGTWEISLMVRNQLLSLIPPIPM; this is encoded by the exons ATGGAATTCAGAATCGCAAAGGCATTGGATAGTGCCAGCAATCAAGGGATTTTGCTGAAAGCAAAGAAAAAACGGGCAGCACATGCAGCATTTACCGGCAACGCTGCTCGTGCTGCCCTGGGCATGTGTAACTTGCCAGCAAAGAAGGTTGGCAAGCGACGGAAACTGAATGGGTTTAATGGGGAATCTGCACGTTGCGGGTGCATTTTCCAGAAATCCATCGCGAGATACTACTCGAATTTCATCAGAACTGGGATACCACAGCGTTTGATGTTTTATCAGAACGGTGAATGGACTGATTTTCCACAGAGTCTAGTGGGCATGATCAAGAAGGACTTTCAGATGAAGAAGGCTGCTATTGAGGTTGAGTTGAATGGTTATAGTATCCTTCTAGATTTTTTGCATATGTTCCGTGTAGACTTGAAAACAGGTTCCCAGCAACCTATTGCCTGGATTGATGAAGCTGGTAGCTGCTTTTTTCCAGAAATTTTTGCCGATGATAGCTGCCATCATCAATTTGGTAGGCACGAGGATCATCTATACAGGGACTCTTCTGGTCCTCGAGAGTTGAAGCTGCAGCTGGAAATTGACATTAATGGAGTAGACTTGAGAGAATGCAGCGGGGAATCAAATACTCTTGAAGAGAACATACAAAATGATCTGAAGCCTGCTGGCAACCAAATGACAGTGGCTGTGGAAGATGCCTGTTACAGGGTTCCTGATCAGAAAAGAGCTGATACGGTTGGGGTGAATGAGCAAATGGAAGCAAATTTGGTTCCTGTGGTTAATCCTGTTGAGGAGGAATTAGACCCTGACTTTGTGCAGAAAATGTTCCTTGTGAACATTACCTCTTTTGGTAGCGTGGACATAGTTGATTCCCAGAGCTGTTCAAGTGCTTTGGGGCAGGCACGGTTTGAGCTCTTTCATAAGCAAGCTGAAATTACAAAGAAGCATCGTGGTGATGCCAATATCCAGTATGCATGGCTTGCTATTACAAGCGAAGCGTTATCTTCTGTCATGACATACGGTATTGGATCCTGTGGAGCTTTGACAAATAAGTCCATATACGGCACTGGTGTTCATCTTACATCTGCAAACTACCCTAACATCAG TGCGAAATATTGTGATGTTGACGAAAAAGGGATTCGGCACATGGTATATTGCCGTGTAATAATGGGAAATATGGAGCATGTTCATCGTGGATCTAAACAATTTCATCCAAGTAGCGAGGAGTTTGACAGTGGAGTGGATGATCTTCAAAACCCGACACACTATGTAGTCTGGACTATGAATGTGAACACCCACATCTATCCAGAATTTGTTATTAGTTTCAAACTACAACTCGATGTTAAAG AGTGTGCTACCTATGTTATGGGTCATCCATCAGATGGAACATGGGAAATTTCTCTGATGGTCAGAAATCAACTTCTCAGTCTCATCCCTCCAATTCCGATGTGA
- the LOC116189209 gene encoding inactive poly [ADP-ribose] polymerase RCD1-like isoform X1 gives MEFRIAKALDSASNQGILLKAKKKRAAHAAFTGNAARAALGMCNLPAKKVGKRRKLNGFNGESARCGCIFQKSIARYYSNFIRTGIPQRLMFYQNGEWTDFPQSLVGMIKKDFQMKKAAIEVELNGYSILLDFLHMFRVDLKTGSQQPIAWIDEAGSCFFPEIFADDSCHHQFGRHEDHLYRDSSGPRELKLQLEIDINGVDLRECSGESNTLEENIQNDLKPAGNQMTVAVEDACYRVPDQKRADTVGVNEQMEANLVPVVNPVEEELDPDFVQKMFLVNITSFGSVDIVDSQSCSSALGQARFELFHKQAEITKKHRGDANIQYAWLAITSEALSSVMTYGIGSCGALTNKSIYGTGVHLTSANYPNISAKYCDVDEKGIRHMVYCRVIMGNMEHVHRGSKQFHPSSEEFDSGVDDLQNPTHYVVWTMNVNTHIYPEFVISFKLQLDVKGNLSGSGSKVVSGVTTSLKGPKTQSKMDPSTINPETNSEPDSDNGGSPGRAPTMGSVAPRVPRSPWMPFPMLFDAIAEKVSPENMDMINSNYNLFRVKKITRDEFVKKLRFIVGDNLLRSTITGLQCKIPTKCEVEVMEQNVKGLGGY, from the exons ATGGAATTCAGAATCGCAAAGGCATTGGATAGTGCCAGCAATCAAGGGATTTTGCTGAAAGCAAAGAAAAAACGGGCAGCACATGCAGCATTTACCGGCAACGCTGCTCGTGCTGCCCTGGGCATGTGTAACTTGCCAGCAAAGAAGGTTGGCAAGCGACGGAAACTGAATGGGTTTAATGGGGAATCTGCACGTTGCGGGTGCATTTTCCAGAAATCCATCGCGAGATACTACTCGAATTTCATCAGAACTGGGATACCACAGCGTTTGATGTTTTATCAGAACGGTGAATGGACTGATTTTCCACAGAGTCTAGTGGGCATGATCAAGAAGGACTTTCAGATGAAGAAGGCTGCTATTGAGGTTGAGTTGAATGGTTATAGTATCCTTCTAGATTTTTTGCATATGTTCCGTGTAGACTTGAAAACAGGTTCCCAGCAACCTATTGCCTGGATTGATGAAGCTGGTAGCTGCTTTTTTCCAGAAATTTTTGCCGATGATAGCTGCCATCATCAATTTGGTAGGCACGAGGATCATCTATACAGGGACTCTTCTGGTCCTCGAGAGTTGAAGCTGCAGCTGGAAATTGACATTAATGGAGTAGACTTGAGAGAATGCAGCGGGGAATCAAATACTCTTGAAGAGAACATACAAAATGATCTGAAGCCTGCTGGCAACCAAATGACAGTGGCTGTGGAAGATGCCTGTTACAGGGTTCCTGATCAGAAAAGAGCTGATACGGTTGGGGTGAATGAGCAAATGGAAGCAAATTTGGTTCCTGTGGTTAATCCTGTTGAGGAGGAATTAGACCCTGACTTTGTGCAGAAAATGTTCCTTGTGAACATTACCTCTTTTGGTAGCGTGGACATAGTTGATTCCCAGAGCTGTTCAAGTGCTTTGGGGCAGGCACGGTTTGAGCTCTTTCATAAGCAAGCTGAAATTACAAAGAAGCATCGTGGTGATGCCAATATCCAGTATGCATGGCTTGCTATTACAAGCGAAGCGTTATCTTCTGTCATGACATACGGTATTGGATCCTGTGGAGCTTTGACAAATAAGTCCATATACGGCACTGGTGTTCATCTTACATCTGCAAACTACCCTAACATCAG TGCGAAATATTGTGATGTTGACGAAAAAGGGATTCGGCACATGGTATATTGCCGTGTAATAATGGGAAATATGGAGCATGTTCATCGTGGATCTAAACAATTTCATCCAAGTAGCGAGGAGTTTGACAGTGGAGTGGATGATCTTCAAAACCCGACACACTATGTAGTCTGGACTATGAATGTGAACACCCACATCTATCCAGAATTTGTTATTAGTTTCAAACTACAACTCGATGTTAAAG GAAATTTGAGTGGAAGTGGGAGTAAGGTTGTATCGGGCGTGACGACATCTTTGAAAGGGCCTAAGACGCAATCTAAAATGGATCCATCCACAATTAATCCG GAGACCAATAGTGAGCCAGATTCAGACAATGGGGGCTCACCAGGGAGAGCTCCTACTATGGGTTCAGTTGCTCCAAGGGTGCCTAGATCTCCTTGGATGCCTTTCCCGATGCTCTTTGATGCTATTGCTGAGAAAGTTTCTCCTGAGAACATGGATATGATCAACTCAAACTATAACTTGTTCAGG
- the LOC116189222 gene encoding uncharacterized protein At1g32220, chloroplastic isoform X2 codes for MASFSSLAAIARPPSSIGRASFPARLNSLPCNRLRVKCSYADAGVKDDSNSATIDVVADVKTERVVVLGGSGFVGSAICKAAVSKGIEVISLSRSGRPTSPGSWADQVTWMPGDVFYANWDEVLVGATAVVSTLGGFGNEEQMKRINGEANVVAVNAAKDYGVPKFILISVHDYNLPSFLLDSGYFTGKRKAESEVLSKYPNSGVVLRPGFIYGKRRVDGLEIPLDLIGKPIERILSATENFTKPLSSLPGSDLFLAPPVSVDDVALAVINAVTDDDFFGIFTIEQIKEAAAKVRV; via the exons ATGGCGTCGTTTTCGTCTCTTGCCGCCATTGCTAGACCTCCGTCTTCTATCGGCAGAGCTTCGTTTCCTGCTCGTCTCAACTCTCTTCCTTGCAACCG GTTGAGGGTAAAATGCAGCTATGCTGATGCTGGTGTGAAGGATGATTCCAATTCTGCAACAATAGATGTTGTAGCGGATGTCAAGACCGAGAGG GTTGTTGTCTTGGGAGGCAGTGGTTTTGTTGGTTCTGCAATTTGCAAGGCTGCAGTGTCCAAAGGCATTGAGGTTATAAGCCTAAGCAG GTCTGGGCGCCCTACTTCTCCAGGCTCTTGGGCAGACCAAGTTACATGGATGCCAG GAGACGTTTTCTATGCAAACTGGGATGAAGTCCTGGTGGGGGCAACTGCTGTTGTTTCCACTCTTGGAGGATTTGGTAACGAGGAACAGATGAAAAGAATCAATGGAGAGGCTAATGTTGTAGCGGTAAATGCTGCCAAAGATTATG GTGTTCCCAAGTTCATTCTAATTTCGGTTCATGATTACAATCTACCATCATTTCTCCTCGACTCAGGATACTTCACAGGAAAGAGGAAAGCTGAATCAGAGGTTCTCTCAAAGTACCCAAATTCTG GTGTCGTTTTGAGACCTGGCTTCATCTACGGGAAGAGGAGGGTAGATGGTCTTGAGATTCCTCTTGATCTCATCGGGAAACCAATCGAGAGAATACTCAGTGCTACAGAGAACTTCACCAAGCCTTTGAGTTCCCTTCCAGGATCAGATCTATTCTTGGCCCCACCGGTCAGCGTCGATGATGTTGCACTTGCAGTGATAAATGCAGTAACTGACGATGACTTCTTTGGAATTTTCACGATAGAACAAATCAAGGAAGCTGCAGCGAAAGTAAGAGTATGA